A window of Bacillus sp. DX3.1 genomic DNA:
GTATGCACTTGGCGTACCTCCTACAAGAATTCAGTTATTTTAAATGTAGCATAAATCCTATAGAAAAGCGAGAGCCGTTCATGTAACTCTTATTCTTAATCATTTCATCATCTTACATAAAAAATGTTGCGAATAATGGACCGAGCAGGCATGTTAATATAGCTGTCAATGTCATTGTTACCGATCCAATCACACCTTCATGCTCATTATTTTTCATTGCACGCATAACGCCCATAATATGAGAAGCACAGCCAAAACCGATTCCTTTACCAACAGAATTTGTTACACGGCTCCATTTTAGTAAAAGCGGCCCTGTAATTGTTCCTGTAACCCCAGCCACAACAACGAACGCTGCGGTTAATGAAGGAATACCACCTACTTGTTCCGATACACTCATCGCAACTGGCATTGTCACTGATTTAGGTAATGAAGATAAAATTAAACTTTTATCTGTTCCCATAAGTGTCGCAATAACCAAGTCACTTGCAATTGCAACTGTTGTTCCAACTAGCACGCCCCCAGCAATCGGTACAACATATTTTTTTAAAACTTCACGTTGTTTATAAAGAGGAATTGCAAATGCTACAACACCTGGACCAAGCAATTTAGCAATCCAGCCACCACCACTTTGCATATACTGCTGATATGGTATATCTAACACTAATAATAAAACAATCATCAATGCTGTTGCTACAAGCATTGGAAC
This region includes:
- a CDS encoding LrgB family protein encodes the protein MSNIIIGIGWIILTVLLYQLSKKIYQWLPTPFTVPMLVATALMIVLLLVLDIPYQQYMQSGGGWIAKLLGPGVVAFAIPLYKQREVLKKYVVPIAGGVLVGTTVAIASDLVIATLMGTDKSLILSSLPKSVTMPVAMSVSEQVGGIPSLTAAFVVVAGVTGTITGPLLLKWSRVTNSVGKGIGFGCASHIMGVMRAMKNNEHEGVIGSVTMTLTAILTCLLGPLFATFFM